The proteins below are encoded in one region of Triticum aestivum cultivar Chinese Spring chromosome 1B, IWGSC CS RefSeq v2.1, whole genome shotgun sequence:
- the LOC123102994 gene encoding uncharacterized protein: MSDWGPVVIAVVLFVLLSPGLLLQLPGKHHFVEFGNMHTSAMAILVHAIIYFALIALFVIVIGVHITTD, translated from the coding sequence atgtCGGACTGGGGGCCGGTGGTGATCGCGGTGGTGCTGTTCGTGCTGCTgtcgccggggctgctgctgcagCTCCCCGGGAAGCACCACTTCGTGGAGTTCGGCAACATGCACACCAGCGCCATGGCCATCCTCGTCCACGCCATCATCTACTTCGCCCTCATCGcgctcttcgtcatcgtcatcgGCGTGCACATCACCACTGACTAG